The Phoenix dactylifera cultivar Barhee BC4 chromosome 12, palm_55x_up_171113_PBpolish2nd_filt_p, whole genome shotgun sequence genome has a window encoding:
- the LOC120112747 gene encoding protein argonaute 2-like produces the protein MLKQLELFTSSHGAILLVAFCSGEIAKQFGLSVAKEMTQVSGRVLARPDLKLRDASGQISKFSIQNNDCQWNLLKNKLLEGQNLQNWGILDFSAQPSHYKQQRLNTGDFIHYIVKRCRNLGMQMNDQPLFVLDSRMAVLWDYDKLLGELNKAIHAAGAQQLQLLFCPMSDRHQGYKLLKLISETQLGLMTQCLLSHNANKMQDQYFANLALKMNGKLGGTNVELSDTLPLVKDSPFMFIGADVNHPSSGNTTSPSIAAVVANLDCPGISRYATRIRAQPHRTERIMELMELGEMCRELVEDYARVNGVKPQKIVYFRDGVSDGQFDMVLNEELRDLVAAIKSDGYSPTITVVVAKKRHRTRLFPKSEREPCTRNGNVPPGTVVDTAIIDPMAFDFYLISHNGILGTSKPTHYYGLQDDHGFMSDELQKLIYNLCFTFARCTKPVSLAPPVYYADLAAYRGRLYYESMLEASSSASSFPAPTSSGQGGFPKLHKKVEKRMFYL, from the coding sequence ATGTTGAAGCAGCTAGAACTTTTTACATCTTCCCATGGAGCAATTCTTCTTGTTGCATTTTGCAGTGGAGAAATCgcaaagcaatttggtttatCTGTTGCCAAGGAAATGACACAAGTGAGCGGCCGTGTCCTTGCTCGCCCTGATCTTAAACTCCGGGATGCCAGTGGCCAGATCTCCAAATTCAGCATCCAGAATAATGACTGCCAATGGAACCTTCTCAAGAACAAACTGCTAGAAGGCCAGAACCTACAAAATTGGGGAATTCTTGACTTCAGCGCACAACCATCACACTACAAGCAGCAAAGGCTCAACACCGGTGACTTCATCCATTACATCGTCAAACGATGCCGCAACCTTGGCATGCAGATGAACGACCAGCCTCTCTTCGTGCTCGACTCCAGAATGGCTGTTCTTTGGGACTATGATAAGCTTCTTGGAGAGCTTAACAAAGCAATTCATGCTGCTGGGGCACAGCAGTTGCAGCTTCTATTCTGCCCAATGTCAGACCGCCACCAGGGATACAAGTTACTCAAGCTGATCTCTGAGACACAGTTGGGGCTCATGACCCAGTGCCTCCTGAGCCACAACGCCAATAAAATGCAGGACCAGTACTTCGCCAACCTCGCTTTAAAGATGAATGGCAAGCTCGGTGGCACCAATGTGGAACTCTCCGATACCCTCCCACTAGTGAAAGACTCTCCCTTCATGTTTATTGGTGCTGATGTGAACCACCCCTCAAGCGGGAACACCACGAGCCCATCGATCGCAGCAGTTGTTGCCAACCTTGATTGCCCTGGGATAAGCCGCTATGCTACAAGGATCCGAGCTCAGCCCCACCGCACCGAGAGGATCATGGAGCTCATGGAGCTCGGCGAGATGTGTCGAGAGCTTGTTGAAGATTATGCTCGAGTCAATGGCGTCAAGCCTCAGAAGATTGTATACTTTCGGGATGGTGTGAGCGATGGACAGTTTGATATGGTTCTCAATGAGGAGCTGAGAGATCTCGTGGCGGCGATTAAATCGGATGGCTACTCACCCACGATCACGGTGGTTGTCGCAAAGAAGAGGCACCGCACTCGCTTGTTTCCGAAGAGCGAACGTGAGCCATGCACTAGAAATGGCAATGTTCCTCCGGGCACTGTGGTTGACACAGCAATCATCGACCCAATGGCATTCGACTTCTATCTCATAAGCCATAATGGGATCCTGGGGACGAGCAAGCCGACACACTACTACGGGCTGCAGGATGACCATGGCTTCATGTCGGACGAGCTGCAGAAGCTTATATATAACCTATGCTTCACCTTTGCCCGGTGCACCAAGCCGGTCTCATTGGCACCACCGGTCTACTATGCCGATCTTGCTGCCTATCGCGGGCGTCTGTACTATGAGAGCATGCTGGAAGCATCATCATCTGCTTCATCCTTTCCTGCTCCCACTTCTTCAGGCCAAGGGGGTTTTCCCAAGCTGCATAAGAAAGTTGAGAAGAGGATGTTCTACCTTTGA